A single window of Fibrobacter sp. UWH6 DNA harbors:
- a CDS encoding mechanosensitive ion channel family protein: MDKIREYIPEDSIFERLLLLLVVIVAIKFLVWSFHKVIGRMTKRGLDPAAVPLITDLFRYSLYVIGLLVGLNIFGVNTNGILAMIGAASLAIGLALKDTLSNVASGILLLFLNPFKAGDYIECGNVKGKIGGIGLFNTTLKTTDGLYVSAPNSSLWGAPIVNFSRNKVRRLDLSVGVAYGASLDEVFDIFRKMVAAEDRFLKDPASAIFVENLADSSVNVSVRVWVRASDFPSLKREYLEKIKKLLDEGKIEIPFPQQVVYLKQD, translated from the coding sequence GTGGATAAGATTAGAGAGTATATTCCCGAGGATTCAATTTTCGAGCGGCTCCTGTTGCTGCTCGTGGTAATCGTCGCCATCAAGTTTCTTGTTTGGTCCTTTCACAAGGTGATCGGTCGTATGACCAAGCGCGGGCTGGACCCGGCGGCGGTGCCCCTGATAACAGATCTGTTCAGGTATTCCCTGTATGTAATAGGCCTTCTTGTAGGGCTGAATATTTTTGGCGTGAATACCAATGGAATTTTGGCCATGATCGGTGCCGCGAGCCTTGCCATTGGCCTTGCCCTTAAGGATACCCTGTCAAATGTGGCTTCGGGTATTTTGCTTTTGTTCCTTAACCCTTTCAAGGCTGGGGATTACATCGAATGCGGAAATGTCAAGGGAAAGATCGGTGGTATCGGGTTGTTTAATACGACCCTCAAGACGACGGATGGCCTGTATGTCTCTGCCCCGAACAGTTCCCTGTGGGGTGCTCCCATTGTGAATTTCAGCCGCAATAAGGTTCGCCGACTGGATTTGTCCGTTGGGGTCGCCTACGGCGCTTCCTTGGACGAGGTGTTTGATATTTTCCGCAAGATGGTCGCCGCAGAAGATCGTTTCCTGAAGGATCCTGCCTCCGCGATCTTTGTTGAGAATTTGGCCGACAGCAGCGTGAACGTTTCGGTACGCGTGTGGGTTCGTGCCAGTGATTTCCCGAGCCTTAAACGGGAATATCTCGAGAAGATAAAGAAATTGCTGGACGAAGGCAAGATTGAAATCCCCTTCCCCCAGCAAGTGGTTTACCTGAAACAGGATTGA
- a CDS encoding M43 family zinc metalloprotease produces MFHKILKVIVPLSLLLLQACSDNSDISSTEQENTNAGTTESSKTYFTDEGYEIGQCQPVFYGLKIFVPEENAFYICANNNRWIKVRVNDDYEEPASSSSTWVEEFPVDSVHIIIDTLPYSSSSAVCDLYWNSDYDDYIYAYPNDKANNDSASHRLADGGVFLNILQGGSYSVRFQKGSDTIAPELSLYHYSTYTTTIQAQDSIDYWYFPINAENLKSSDFYKTRLHNKDCSFYKEPTKGFLFEGSGKYSSHFNINLIVIGKYMGTSDKASETTLAETIKARMNEALNNGGVFVDKITVLHAHEHELHGQMFPEDSAYVLPYGRVFANYSLLEKWNGHENALNLMLGYYIDRPNILGFAPRFGGHLDASIPNYSYVVLGTHNRVTGKPTAQSSNDIAETAVHEAGHFLGLRHTSSSKNDMEGDLDKSNVEDGLEDTPYCAKVNTSENIDNCPDRRNIIFPYSSDKTERTYSGEQVEQIRKNLTLMVH; encoded by the coding sequence ATGTTTCACAAAATCCTTAAGGTCATAGTCCCCCTCAGCCTCCTCCTTTTGCAAGCCTGTTCCGACAACTCCGACATATCCTCCACGGAACAGGAAAACACGAACGCAGGAACCACGGAATCCTCAAAGACCTACTTCACCGATGAAGGTTACGAAATTGGCCAGTGTCAACCCGTCTTTTACGGCCTTAAGATTTTCGTTCCCGAAGAAAACGCCTTCTACATTTGCGCCAATAATAACCGCTGGATAAAAGTCCGCGTAAACGACGACTACGAGGAACCTGCATCCAGTTCAAGCACCTGGGTCGAAGAGTTCCCCGTTGATTCCGTCCACATCATTATCGACACCCTTCCCTACAGCAGTTCATCGGCAGTTTGCGATCTGTACTGGAATTCAGACTACGACGATTACATATACGCATACCCCAACGACAAGGCCAATAACGATTCCGCCTCCCACAGGCTTGCAGACGGAGGAGTTTTCCTGAACATTCTCCAGGGCGGGAGCTATTCCGTACGGTTCCAGAAGGGATCGGACACTATCGCCCCGGAACTAAGCCTTTATCATTATTCGACCTACACCACAACGATCCAGGCGCAGGATTCCATCGATTACTGGTACTTCCCCATTAATGCGGAAAACCTGAAATCAAGCGATTTCTATAAAACAAGATTACACAACAAGGACTGCTCATTTTATAAGGAACCGACAAAAGGGTTCCTCTTTGAAGGCTCCGGAAAGTACTCCAGCCACTTCAACATAAACCTGATCGTTATCGGCAAGTACATGGGCACATCGGACAAGGCAAGCGAAACCACGCTGGCCGAAACCATCAAGGCCCGCATGAACGAAGCCCTTAACAACGGAGGAGTATTCGTTGACAAAATCACCGTACTCCACGCCCATGAACACGAGTTACACGGCCAAATGTTCCCCGAAGATAGCGCCTACGTCCTCCCCTACGGTCGAGTATTCGCCAACTACAGCCTGCTGGAAAAGTGGAACGGCCACGAAAATGCCCTAAACCTGATGCTAGGCTACTACATAGACCGGCCGAACATTCTCGGTTTTGCCCCTAGATTCGGAGGGCACCTAGACGCCTCAATCCCCAACTACTCCTACGTGGTACTGGGAACCCACAACCGCGTCACGGGCAAGCCAACGGCACAAAGCTCAAACGACATTGCCGAGACAGCCGTTCACGAGGCGGGGCACTTCCTGGGACTGCGCCATACATCCTCTTCCAAGAACGACATGGAAGGAGACCTGGACAAGTCCAACGTCGAAGACGGCCTAGAAGACACCCCCTACTGCGCCAAGGTGAATACCAGCGAAAACATAGACAACTGCCCCGACCGCCGCAACATCATATTCCCATACAGCTCAGACAAGACAGAACGCACCTACTCCGGGGAGCAGGTGGAACAAATCAGAAAGAACCTGACGCTGATGGTGCACTAG
- a CDS encoding LeoA/HP0731 family dynamin-like GTPase yields the protein MSTNENAFSAETLKFMGKLDQFSDLLKQAKEKTLNDELKVSFQKSMDKVEALKASIQSGKLKIALVGAFSDGKTSTVAGFLGHADSNMKIAEEESSDEVIEYAPQNIDADVPPCVFVDTPGLFGQKFSSVTENYISEAHVILYIVAATNPLKDSHKETVAWLMNKLKKFDNTIFVINRMDDVCDYTDPDDFAAKEVHKKNFLVENVSRFCGLDANSGKIKNLNIVCISSDPEGKGLQDNGAGRKNYWLTPEKREQYEKYSRMQNLRDMVNSVVKEILPQKLIQDTALTAIIEESKVNLQALDYEQRELNQAVIPETKNTVEVLERDLNNACTDLKREIRPCREELLALERRIVSKIDSSTPDTLQSVVDDEIGSGSAYKLEGNIQDILKDHFEGIVSTTCQKIQADLDVGSKNIDAALGLVKGGARLLKKADGIDKAMIFAGRDLLGKVGIAIKFKPWGAVKLANFAGKTLPVVGAAVSLVADVAGIIMNKANEEKFRKAQLNLKQGIQDAFKDIYLQLNDESIFFQTFAPQVYEIENQIDQAKQVLLSYQENERFCSEVQKKMLAFWKGEDVDLTFEKKPLAKDKYSPSREEPSKKGFFASLFGRFR from the coding sequence ATGTCTACAAATGAAAATGCTTTTTCTGCAGAAACCTTAAAGTTCATGGGCAAGTTGGACCAGTTCTCCGATTTGCTTAAGCAGGCTAAAGAAAAAACTCTGAACGATGAATTGAAGGTGTCGTTCCAGAAATCCATGGACAAGGTAGAAGCCTTAAAAGCCAGCATTCAGTCTGGCAAGTTGAAGATTGCCCTGGTGGGTGCCTTTTCTGATGGCAAGACCAGTACGGTGGCAGGGTTCCTGGGCCATGCAGATAGCAATATGAAAATTGCCGAAGAGGAATCTTCGGATGAAGTGATTGAATACGCTCCCCAGAATATCGATGCCGATGTGCCTCCCTGTGTGTTCGTGGATACGCCGGGTCTGTTTGGCCAGAAGTTCTCCAGCGTGACGGAGAATTATATTTCGGAAGCCCATGTGATTTTGTACATCGTGGCAGCAACCAATCCCTTGAAGGATAGTCACAAGGAGACTGTAGCTTGGTTAATGAACAAGCTGAAAAAGTTCGACAATACCATCTTTGTCATTAACCGCATGGATGATGTTTGCGACTATACGGATCCTGATGATTTTGCTGCCAAGGAAGTGCATAAGAAGAACTTCCTAGTAGAAAATGTCTCTAGATTCTGCGGATTGGATGCTAATAGTGGTAAAATCAAGAATCTGAACATCGTGTGCATTTCCTCGGATCCCGAAGGAAAGGGCTTGCAGGATAATGGTGCCGGCCGCAAGAATTACTGGCTGACTCCAGAAAAGAGAGAACAGTACGAGAAGTATTCCAGAATGCAGAATCTTAGGGATATGGTCAATTCCGTGGTTAAGGAAATCCTTCCCCAGAAGCTGATTCAGGATACGGCACTCACGGCTATCATTGAAGAATCCAAGGTGAATTTGCAGGCCCTGGACTATGAACAGCGTGAATTGAATCAGGCTGTCATTCCCGAAACCAAGAATACTGTGGAAGTCCTGGAAAGAGACCTGAATAATGCTTGCACGGACTTGAAGCGTGAAATTCGCCCTTGTCGTGAAGAACTCTTGGCCCTTGAACGTCGAATCGTTTCGAAGATTGATAGTTCCACTCCCGATACATTGCAAAGTGTCGTGGATGATGAAATTGGTTCTGGATCTGCCTACAAGCTGGAAGGCAACATCCAGGATATTCTGAAAGATCATTTTGAAGGAATTGTCTCTACAACCTGTCAAAAAATTCAGGCGGACTTGGATGTGGGATCCAAGAATATCGATGCAGCTCTGGGTTTGGTCAAGGGAGGTGCCCGTCTGCTTAAGAAGGCTGATGGCATTGACAAGGCCATGATTTTCGCAGGCCGCGACCTTCTGGGAAAGGTTGGCATTGCCATCAAGTTTAAACCCTGGGGCGCTGTAAAGTTGGCTAATTTTGCCGGAAAGACATTGCCCGTGGTTGGTGCGGCCGTTTCGCTTGTTGCCGATGTGGCTGGCATTATCATGAATAAGGCCAACGAAGAAAAGTTTAGAAAGGCTCAGCTTAACTTGAAGCAGGGAATTCAGGATGCCTTCAAGGATATCTATCTGCAGCTGAATGATGAATCGATATTCTTCCAGACCTTTGCCCCTCAGGTTTACGAAATCGAAAATCAGATTGACCAGGCAAAGCAGGTTCTGTTGTCCTATCAGGAAAATGAACGTTTCTGCTCCGAAGTCCAAAAGAAAATGTTGGCTTTCTGGAAGGGTGAAGATGTGGATTTGACTTTTGAGAAGAAACCTCTGGCTAAGGACAAATATTCACCTTCCAGGGAAGAACCATCGAAGAAGGGCTTTTTCGCTTCACTGTTTGGCCGTTTCCGTTAA
- a CDS encoding AAA family ATPase, with product MSTTNTREEVKNVYTQVTDSADQILNELKAVNAQNDEKLQEKVGVFIDDLEKQKEHFKDLVEELERNSEFDKFSIAFFGQTGAGKSTIIESLRILFDEESRRKQMEQNGADMASIEKDFQKRCDTLVRDLNNIKAGCKRSVMSYVIPVVTLVAGFAAGFVVGGM from the coding sequence ATGTCGACTACGAACACTAGAGAAGAAGTAAAGAATGTCTATACCCAGGTCACAGATTCCGCTGATCAGATATTGAATGAACTGAAGGCCGTGAATGCTCAAAACGATGAAAAACTTCAGGAAAAAGTGGGTGTTTTCATTGATGATCTAGAAAAACAAAAAGAACATTTTAAGGACTTGGTGGAGGAATTGGAACGCAATTCCGAATTTGACAAGTTCTCCATTGCCTTTTTTGGCCAGACTGGTGCCGGTAAGAGTACCATTATTGAATCTCTACGAATCCTGTTTGACGAAGAATCCCGCCGAAAGCAGATGGAACAGAATGGAGCCGACATGGCTTCGATCGAGAAGGATTTCCAGAAACGCTGCGATACCCTTGTAAGAGACCTGAATAATATTAAGGCGGGGTGCAAGAGAAGTGTCATGTCCTATGTGATCCCTGTGGTGACTTTGGTCGCTGGTTTTGCTGCTGGCTTTGTCGTAGGGGGCATGTAA
- a CDS encoding DUF6261 family protein: MKSIIKIKFHDMRNLEFRGVQYQLLQMAQDIKTPGASSFIEDFRSSFQEMCQHFDSGLQDSPDRIVHNIHEERSSFYYRCRAVAKAAASHPNPTAREAGQKLWSIFQKFPSSARINQLQAYGMIGRLVNNARSIGEDALECCGCKVWIDELDRINQSFLQADAERNYARGHRELKQSLHLRDRCTEAFDLIATFAKFQAAQGDISCARFIDSANAMLKDKKMHMAQRRSSKGNSSEIKYLPVVI; the protein is encoded by the coding sequence ATGAAGTCAATCATCAAGATCAAGTTTCACGACATGCGGAACCTCGAGTTTAGAGGTGTCCAGTATCAATTACTCCAGATGGCGCAGGACATCAAGACTCCGGGAGCATCTTCCTTCATAGAGGATTTCAGAAGTTCATTTCAGGAAATGTGCCAACACTTTGATTCCGGGCTGCAGGATTCCCCCGACCGCATCGTCCACAACATCCACGAGGAGCGATCCTCCTTTTATTACCGGTGTCGCGCCGTGGCCAAGGCGGCCGCCAGCCATCCCAACCCCACAGCACGTGAAGCCGGGCAGAAGTTGTGGAGCATTTTCCAGAAATTCCCCTCCAGCGCACGGATAAACCAGCTTCAAGCCTACGGTATGATCGGACGTTTGGTGAACAATGCCCGTTCTATCGGGGAAGACGCCCTGGAGTGTTGCGGTTGCAAGGTTTGGATCGACGAGCTGGACCGAATTAACCAGAGTTTCCTGCAGGCAGACGCCGAGCGAAACTATGCACGAGGCCATCGGGAGTTGAAGCAGAGCCTCCACCTGCGGGATCGATGCACCGAGGCATTCGACCTGATCGCCACATTCGCCAAGTTCCAGGCCGCCCAGGGGGATATTTCCTGCGCCCGTTTCATCGATTCCGCCAACGCCATGCTAAAGGACAAGAAGATGCACATGGCCCAGCGCAGGAGCAGCAAGGGAAACTCCTCCGAAATCAAGTACTTGCCAGTTGTGATCTAG
- a CDS encoding ThiF family adenylyltransferase — protein sequence MLAFLDQQELQEFLNGNLVSWEGVACEWEGEGVVHFHMYRPAHGYGRESLCLFTRDLCAVEDPVEAEKYRYLILVTKNSADAYCSTEVTNGVSSEKRISPWWQKMELQFIPSRENLYSRSQGILEVGALVSKRVMIVGLGSFGSQIAIELAKAGVGSFSLLDFDRVELHNLMRHTCVVNDLGRLKTDALCDAILGKNPYAQVDRFPVDINQDLTLLNREVSRADLVICATDNNKSRFNLNDSVVRHRKVCIFGRANSRAAGGDVFRYVPDGPCYNCLLGNAWFDAEAEEITNVESARRNGQIAAYVSPEEANAVVQVGLSADIAPICNMMVKISLVELSRGIDSGISALENELVYDYYMWANRRENRFANWSPMPGAGPKPTILRWYGSHIRQLDNCAQCSQGPIALDEGDELEEMLKKFQ from the coding sequence ATGTTAGCCTTTTTGGACCAGCAGGAATTACAGGAATTTCTAAATGGGAATCTTGTATCCTGGGAAGGAGTTGCCTGCGAATGGGAAGGGGAGGGGGTTGTCCATTTCCATATGTATCGCCCTGCCCATGGTTACGGCAGGGAATCTCTTTGCCTGTTTACTCGAGACCTTTGCGCTGTAGAAGATCCTGTGGAAGCTGAAAAGTATCGCTACTTGATTTTGGTAACGAAGAATTCTGCAGATGCATACTGCTCTACGGAAGTGACCAATGGCGTTTCATCCGAAAAACGGATTTCCCCATGGTGGCAGAAAATGGAACTGCAATTTATTCCCTCACGGGAAAATCTCTATTCCCGAAGTCAAGGAATTTTGGAAGTTGGTGCGCTTGTGTCTAAGCGGGTGATGATTGTTGGCTTGGGAAGTTTCGGTTCCCAAATTGCAATAGAACTTGCCAAGGCGGGCGTGGGTTCCTTTTCCCTACTGGATTTCGATAGGGTGGAATTGCACAATTTGATGCGCCATACTTGTGTGGTAAATGATTTGGGACGCCTAAAAACGGATGCTCTTTGTGATGCCATCCTGGGAAAAAATCCTTACGCACAGGTGGATCGGTTCCCGGTGGATATTAATCAGGATTTGACTCTGTTAAACAGAGAGGTCTCCAGGGCGGATCTGGTTATTTGTGCTACCGATAATAACAAGAGTCGATTTAACTTGAATGACTCCGTTGTAAGACATCGTAAGGTCTGCATTTTTGGCAGGGCCAATTCCCGTGCTGCCGGAGGAGACGTTTTCCGTTACGTGCCCGACGGCCCTTGCTACAATTGCCTACTTGGAAATGCTTGGTTTGACGCTGAAGCTGAGGAGATTACCAATGTAGAAAGCGCCCGACGTAATGGGCAGATTGCCGCCTATGTAAGTCCCGAGGAGGCGAATGCCGTGGTGCAAGTAGGTCTATCTGCTGATATCGCACCTATTTGCAATATGATGGTGAAAATCTCCTTGGTGGAACTTTCCCGTGGAATAGATTCCGGCATTTCCGCCCTCGAGAATGAGCTGGTGTACGATTACTACATGTGGGCAAACCGTCGTGAAAACCGCTTTGCCAATTGGAGCCCCATGCCTGGCGCAGGGCCAAAGCCAACCATCCTTCGATGGTACGGAAGCCATATTCGGCAACTTGACAATTGTGCCCAATGCAGTCAAGGTCCCATTGCTTTAGATGAAGGGGATGAATTGGAAGAGATGCTGAAAAAGTTCCAATAA
- a CDS encoding Mov34/MPN/PAD-1 family protein — translation MSNVLKKHGLWFEYGGKNPDESSPSPLAMIYRSELDYVSRCILDYPDIETGGQLFGFWTSTGIPVVLYAIGPGRNANHQETFFNQDLDYLVKVGNFLLEKYGLQHIGEWHSHHQLGLARPSGHDDSTMVNNICRSHLRRFLLCIGNCQVKRGVALGNGGSGYAELRTTFNAFNFHEDHGYDYEMACWSIKECESPFRQLVDQDLQDVLIHPESPKPCHGEVYKVEVAKDRVVSEFDDGYWLNSVQNKKVLVQINKFLKETSYPQKVSVMLDENHHVHVMVGNVDLYFPAEFPKVPVSVSIDGVTAGGEVQWNFQGDILEAFTQYYAAVTRNRQLEKEDESCLQN, via the coding sequence ATGTCTAATGTTTTAAAAAAGCACGGGCTTTGGTTTGAGTATGGCGGGAAGAATCCCGATGAAAGCTCACCTTCGCCCTTGGCCATGATTTACAGGAGCGAACTGGATTACGTCTCCCGCTGCATCCTGGATTATCCGGATATAGAAACGGGAGGCCAACTGTTTGGTTTCTGGACGTCCACGGGAATACCCGTAGTTCTATATGCGATCGGCCCAGGACGGAATGCGAACCATCAGGAAACCTTCTTTAACCAGGACCTGGACTATTTGGTAAAGGTTGGTAATTTCCTGTTGGAAAAGTACGGGCTGCAACATATTGGGGAATGGCATTCTCATCATCAGTTGGGATTGGCACGGCCCAGTGGCCATGATGATTCCACCATGGTAAATAATATTTGCCGTTCCCATTTGCGTCGATTCTTGCTTTGCATTGGAAATTGTCAAGTGAAACGAGGAGTGGCCTTGGGGAATGGTGGTTCCGGTTATGCAGAACTGCGAACCACCTTTAACGCCTTCAATTTTCATGAGGATCATGGCTACGATTATGAGATGGCCTGTTGGAGTATCAAGGAGTGTGAATCTCCTTTTAGGCAGTTGGTGGATCAGGATTTGCAGGATGTGCTGATTCATCCGGAGTCCCCCAAACCCTGCCATGGAGAAGTGTACAAGGTTGAAGTGGCGAAGGACCGAGTGGTAAGCGAATTTGATGATGGTTATTGGCTCAATTCGGTTCAGAACAAGAAGGTCTTGGTGCAAATAAACAAGTTCCTGAAAGAAACGTCTTATCCTCAGAAAGTGTCTGTCATGCTGGATGAAAATCATCATGTGCACGTGATGGTGGGAAATGTTGACTTGTACTTTCCTGCGGAATTCCCGAAGGTTCCCGTAAGTGTTTCCATAGATGGAGTCACCGCGGGGGGAGAGGTTCAATGGAATTTTCAGGGAGATATTCTTGAAGCCTTTACCCAATATTATGCCGCGGTGACTCGGAATAGGCAACTTGAAAAAGAGGATGAATCATGTTTGCAGAATTGA
- a CDS encoding WYL domain-containing protein, translated as MENSAKIKIAVSATIRNQLEMDIQDYQLKGIGELCNKIIELRQELASFPLSKRISRENCELFKNSAPLQFILHKRNGEFATYAVSKKIKIATLCRHYLQQYVDMPRGKREIFLKKVELSKIDYAIENQLNVWLDYHGKRKLLAPCFVALSPAHMRAYLVICERSELGVEFKAFRLSHVKNVEVATAHNSNSADDTVAFHTQTNALYRKSLDFKNHFDPFLCYGQELKVELSPEGVALYNRAATNRPKILKAPQNPGSHNSFVSAQEEIASALDAQRPGIYTFECSPELAKVYFPQFLETAQVLAPAELRHYFRQRFLKAASAYGLVDQFTAKKV; from the coding sequence ATGGAAAATTCCGCTAAAATCAAAATCGCCGTATCGGCGACTATTCGAAACCAGCTTGAAATGGATATTCAAGATTACCAGCTAAAAGGGATTGGCGAACTCTGCAACAAGATTATCGAATTGCGCCAGGAACTAGCTTCATTTCCTTTATCTAAGCGTATTTCAAGGGAAAATTGCGAACTTTTCAAGAACAGCGCACCCCTGCAATTTATCCTTCACAAGCGCAATGGGGAATTCGCGACTTACGCCGTTTCTAAAAAAATCAAGATAGCCACCTTGTGCAGGCATTACCTACAGCAGTACGTAGACATGCCCCGTGGCAAAAGAGAAATCTTTCTCAAAAAAGTGGAACTTTCAAAAATAGATTACGCCATTGAAAACCAGCTAAATGTTTGGCTAGACTATCACGGAAAGAGAAAATTGCTGGCACCATGCTTTGTCGCTCTTTCTCCTGCCCACATGAGGGCCTACCTGGTAATTTGCGAAAGATCCGAGTTGGGAGTTGAATTCAAGGCATTTCGCTTAAGTCACGTCAAGAACGTTGAAGTGGCAACAGCCCATAACAGCAACTCTGCCGATGATACAGTCGCCTTCCACACTCAAACCAACGCTCTATACAGGAAATCGTTAGATTTTAAGAATCATTTCGACCCCTTCCTTTGCTATGGCCAGGAGCTAAAAGTGGAACTTTCTCCTGAAGGGGTTGCCTTATACAATAGGGCTGCCACGAACCGCCCCAAGATTCTTAAGGCTCCCCAAAACCCTGGCAGTCACAATTCTTTCGTTTCCGCTCAGGAAGAAATCGCTAGCGCCTTGGACGCCCAACGTCCCGGCATCTATACCTTCGAATGCTCCCCGGAACTAGCCAAGGTCTATTTTCCTCAATTTCTGGAAACGGCACAGGTCCTCGCCCCCGCCGAGCTACGCCACTACTTCCGCCAGCGATTCCTGAAGGCAGCCTCAGCCTACGGCCTCGTGGATCAATTCACCGCCAAAAAAGTTTAA
- a CDS encoding OmpP1/FadL family transporter yields the protein MTIKNDFSTIGNILMNRTSKLFAAVLVAIPCAITPSFAGGLTHNTNQTAHFVRGIARDASTDVDAVYTNPAGTTEFQKTWNISLNSQTVWQKRIINTTFATGAEKEYVGEAFVPSMPSFLAAWHHNNVTVSGAFTIAGGGGTVTYDDGLPMFDAFTLSNPLTKGMLLSDIGGSAELEGSSYIFGWTLGSAYRFNDYISGYVGARFNYATNNYKVKADLSKLGMGEAEMDVDQTGYGVTPILSMDVRYKRLTVAAKFEYRTRMELENDTKKMPKQLAASFPNYADGVKTDADMPSYLSVGAQFEFVQGVRGALGYHRFFDAAANYANGGDKYLESTNEMLVGFEWDIISRLTLSAGAQFSRIGVSDKYLTEMNMNVDANSYGGGIAFKATDWMKINLGYFHSFYYEWKGDKEAYGKNNYDRENQMVGIGVDLTF from the coding sequence TTGACCATCAAAAACGACTTTTCAACCATAGGAAACATCCTTATGAACCGCACCTCCAAGCTATTTGCGGCAGTCCTCGTGGCCATTCCTTGCGCCATTACCCCCAGTTTTGCAGGCGGCCTCACCCATAACACCAACCAGACCGCCCATTTCGTACGTGGTATCGCCCGCGATGCCTCCACCGATGTGGACGCCGTCTACACCAACCCGGCAGGAACCACCGAATTCCAGAAGACCTGGAACATCTCCTTGAACAGCCAGACCGTCTGGCAGAAGCGAATCATCAACACCACCTTCGCCACCGGCGCCGAAAAGGAATATGTAGGCGAAGCCTTCGTGCCCAGCATGCCCAGTTTCCTGGCCGCATGGCACCACAACAACGTGACCGTTTCTGGCGCATTCACCATCGCCGGTGGTGGCGGCACCGTCACTTACGATGACGGACTCCCCATGTTTGACGCATTCACCCTCAGTAATCCCCTTACCAAGGGCATGCTGCTAAGCGACATCGGCGGCAGCGCCGAACTTGAAGGTTCCAGCTACATCTTCGGATGGACCCTGGGTTCCGCCTACCGTTTTAACGACTACATTTCAGGTTACGTAGGCGCCCGCTTCAACTACGCCACCAACAACTACAAGGTCAAGGCAGACCTTTCCAAACTCGGCATGGGCGAAGCCGAAATGGACGTGGACCAGACCGGCTACGGCGTCACCCCGATCCTCAGCATGGACGTACGCTACAAGCGCCTGACTGTCGCCGCCAAGTTCGAATACCGCACCCGCATGGAACTTGAAAACGACACCAAGAAGATGCCCAAGCAGCTGGCCGCCTCCTTCCCCAACTATGCAGACGGCGTAAAGACCGATGCCGACATGCCTAGCTACCTTTCTGTAGGCGCCCAGTTCGAATTCGTGCAGGGCGTTCGCGGCGCACTTGGCTACCACAGGTTCTTTGATGCCGCCGCCAACTACGCAAACGGTGGTGACAAGTACCTGGAAAGCACCAACGAAATGCTGGTGGGCTTCGAATGGGATATCATCTCCCGCTTGACTCTTAGCGCAGGCGCCCAGTTCTCACGCATTGGAGTCAGCGACAAGTACCTGACCGAAATGAACATGAACGTCGATGCCAACAGCTACGGCGGCGGTATCGCCTTCAAGGCCACCGACTGGATGAAGATCAACCTGGGCTACTTCCACAGTTTCTACTACGAATGGAAGGGCGACAAGGAAGCCTACGGCAAGAACAACTACGATCGTGAAAACCAGATGGTGGGTATTGGCGTAGACTTGACTTTCTAA